The Camelina sativa cultivar DH55 unplaced genomic scaffold, Cs unpScaffold01994, whole genome shotgun sequence genome includes the window aaaacagggcttagaagctgtaaacagctttgtttgtgtttctagggttaaaatgtaccataatccaatgtaaatgactaattattggagattgagatggatttggagagtttaaaaaacacttattcatattttgtcctaaaaccgagaaaacatagCTTAGAaactgtaaacagctttgttagtgttgcTATAGtcaaaatgtatcacaatccaatgcaactggcaaattatatgagtttgagatggattaggagagtttaaaaaacacttattcatattttgtcctaaaaccgagaaaacatagCTTAGAaactgtaaacagctttgttagtgtttctcgggttgaaatgtatcacaatctaaTGAaagtgactaattataagagtatgagatggatttggagagtttaaaaaacacttatacccattttgtcccaaaataggctaaaattGAGAAAACAGGGGTTAGGAGTtgtaaccagctttgttactatttctagggttaaaatgtatcgtAATCCAATGCAacagactaattataagagtttgagatggatttggagagtttaaaaaacacttatacccattttgtcccaaaataggctaaaattGAGAAAACAGGGGTTAGGAGTtgtaaccagctttgttactatttctagggttaaaatgtatcataatccaatgcaactgacaaATTTTAAGAGTTTGAGAAGGAGTTGGTGTTAGAATAAGCGGAAGACTTATGAGAATAAGAGAGGTTTTGATGTTGTAAGGTTAAACGTGAGAGAGATAAATGTGTAATAAAGAGAATAATCGAATGAACTAGAATAGAATGTTTCTTATGTTGTTTACAAGGCTAGATATAGTGAAAACAAAACGAATTAGCCGTTAGgcacaagagagaagaagagagccacTTGTGTGGTCCATGGTCCAACATTAATGAGGTGAAAGCGACATGTCCTTGTTGGTTTGAATTGTGGAGTCAACCACCAAGCCCCCAAATGCACACGTGATTCTTCCTCCATTCGAGATCCTTCTTTCTCGTGGGCTTCTAGGGCCGCCTCTTCCTTATTTCTCACTTCTGGCCTGATGGCCTGATGGCCTAGGCTATCCGGACCGTACGGACGGCCTAACACATAACCGGACCGTACGGACAGCCTAACACATAAACGGCCAtggtcaatactccccctcaagcttagccgaaTGAAttggctaagcttggaacccgtgaagcagcacctcattaaaaaccttgatttagaaaacctcatgggacaaaactaagtcaagggaaaaagagtgtgctGTCCACGGATTAGAGGAGTCGATCAAGGTCTTGTAATGTCTACAAGCCCAAGTTTGGTATGAATGTAGTCACAAACCTTAGGACTtgcagatttggtgaagatatcgGCCAACTGATCTTGACTCTGAGTGTGACACGGTAGTATAACTCCTTCCTCAATCTTCTCCCTAACTTTATGGCAATCACTTTCAATGTGCTTGGTTCTCTCATGGAAGACAGAGTTGGTGGCTATGTGAATTGCAGCCTCATTGTCACAATGTATCGTAATCGGTTGTTTTGAGTCAAtaccaagatccttgagaagCCCCTTCAACCAAGTCAATTCGTTGGTTAGCTTCCTCATTGCTCGATACTCGGCTTCGGCGCTTGAGCAAGATACcaccttctgcttctttgacTTCCATGTAACTAGGTTCCCACCGATGAAGGTACAATATCCAGTGGTTGACCTCCTATCCAAAGTATCCCCATTGTAGTCCGCATCACAATAGCCTACTAGTTCAGTATTATCATTCTtgcccatccaaatgccttgacCCGGACTGCCTTTGAGATAGCTTAGAATTCCTTCGACCATGATCCCTTGGTACTTGCTTGGAGCCTTCATGTG containing:
- the LOC109131674 gene encoding uncharacterized protein LOC109131674; this encodes MDEPFPDVTRYHRLVGKLIYLTITRPDICYAVNQVSQHMKAPSKYQGIMVEGILSYLKGSPGQGIWMGKNDNTELVGYCDADYNGDTLDRRSTTGYCTFIGGNLVTWKSKKQKVVSCSSAEAEYRAMRKLTNELTWLKGLLKDLGIDSKQPITIHCDNEAAIHIATNSVFHERTKHIESDCHKVREKIEEGVILPCHTQSQDQLADIFTKSASPK